A stretch of the Maledivibacter sp. genome encodes the following:
- a CDS encoding PTS mannitol transporter subunit IICBA: MSKSAAESLRSSQQGGAKEKIQEFGRFLSGMVMPNIGAFIAWGLITALFIPTGWTPNEKLSALVGPMILYLLPLLIGYTGGKLVGGTRGGVIGAVATMGVVVGVDIPMFIGAMIMGPVGGYIIKKFDEAIEGKVVSGFEMLVNNFSAGIIGMILALVAYLGIGPVVLGLNNILKSGVATIVNAGLLPLSSLFIEPGKILFLNNAINHGVLGPLGLQEAKELGKSIFFLLETNPGPGLGILLAYWVFSKGMVKQSAPGAIIIHFLGGIHEIYFPYVLMNPILVLAVMAGGASGVLTFSLFGAGLVATPSPGSIFALLAMTPKGGFIGVILGVIVSTAVSFLVAAFFIKRKSNTIVEEGLESAKERVMELKGKKFKQGVKKIVFACDAGMGSSAMGASTLRKKLEKAGIDVETVNSAIDQIPGDADIVISHSRLTQRAKATAPNAEHISIDNFIGSPVYDELVKRLSK, from the coding sequence ATGTCGAAAAGTGCTGCTGAAAGCCTACGAAGTTCGCAGCAAGGTGGAGCAAAGGAAAAAATTCAAGAGTTTGGTAGATTTCTTAGTGGTATGGTTATGCCAAACATAGGTGCATTTATTGCTTGGGGATTGATAACAGCACTATTTATACCTACGGGTTGGACTCCAAATGAGAAGCTAAGTGCTTTAGTAGGTCCTATGATTTTGTATTTGCTACCATTATTAATTGGCTATACTGGTGGGAAATTAGTAGGAGGTACAAGGGGAGGAGTCATTGGAGCAGTGGCAACCATGGGAGTAGTTGTTGGAGTAGATATTCCTATGTTTATAGGGGCTATGATAATGGGACCTGTGGGAGGCTATATAATAAAGAAATTTGATGAGGCTATAGAAGGTAAAGTAGTATCGGGATTTGAAATGTTAGTGAACAATTTTTCTGCAGGAATTATAGGTATGATATTAGCTTTAGTGGCTTATTTAGGAATAGGCCCAGTAGTATTAGGATTAAATAATATATTAAAATCTGGAGTAGCGACAATAGTAAATGCCGGTTTACTACCCCTTTCATCCTTGTTTATTGAACCAGGTAAAATACTATTTCTAAATAATGCAATAAACCATGGCGTGTTAGGCCCCCTAGGCCTACAAGAAGCAAAGGAACTAGGAAAGTCAATATTCTTCCTATTAGAAACAAACCCAGGGCCTGGACTAGGAATATTATTGGCCTATTGGGTATTTAGCAAAGGAATGGTAAAACAATCAGCACCTGGAGCAATTATAATACACTTCTTAGGTGGAATACATGAGATATATTTTCCATACGTTTTAATGAATCCGATATTAGTGTTAGCTGTAATGGCAGGAGGAGCAAGTGGAGTTCTTACCTTTAGCCTTTTTGGAGCAGGGCTTGTTGCAACACCATCACCGGGAAGCATCTTTGCATTGCTGGCGATGACTCCAAAGGGTGGCTTTATAGGTGTAATACTGGGGGTAATAGTATCCACAGCAGTTTCCTTCCTTGTGGCTGCATTCTTCATAAAAAGAAAGAGCAATACTATTGTGGAAGAAGGACTAGAAAGTGCAAAGGAAAGGGTAATGGAATTGAAGGGCAAGAAATTTAAGCAAGGAGTTAAGAAAATTGTATTTGCATGTGATGCAGGTATGGGATCAAGTGCCATGGGGGCATCGACCTTAAGGAAAAAATTAGAAAAAGCTGGGATAGATGTTGAGACAGTCAATAGTGCAATTGATCAGATACCCGGGGATGCAGATATAGTCATTAGTCATAGCAGACTGACTCAAAGGGCAAAGGCCACAGCACCCAATGCTGAACATATTTCAATTGATAACTTTATAGGGAGCCCAGTATATGATGAATTAGTAAAGAGATTATCAAAATAG